CAGGACACCCAGACCAAGATCTTCGAGATCCAGCAGGATGTGACGGCGAACAAGGCCCAGACCCAGGACAAGGCGTTCAAGAAGTGGGATGAGTACATCCGCGCGTAGCACAGCTGCCCGCGGAACACGCGGAGCGGCAGGCCGCCTGGCCTGTCGCTCTTGCGTTCTGGGCGGCGGGCCGGGAAGGGGAACGCTCTCCGCCGAGGGCGGCAGGCGCTCGAGAATCGATACAAGTTCATATCGCTGCAAGACGGTGTTCACCGAAACGAAACAGAACGGCAAAGTCGTCGGCGTACAGTGGGCTGCATCTCGAGCCGAAAGGAAACGCCCATGCACGCACTGCAAGAGTCTCACCGCTTGTCTGCCCGTCGCACCTTGACCCCCGCTGCCGCCCTCTCACAGGGCACCGTCTCGTCTGTCGCGGCCATCGACCACGTCTTTCATCGTTCCAGGCCCCCGTCGTTGATTCCATCGAGCCGATCTGACTCCGGGGAGGAGGTGCTCCTTCCCAGACTGGCGTCTCACACGGGGGGGTGGCCCGCGGGTGCTCCTTCGCCGGTTGAGCGCCGTGCACATGGTCGTCTCGTCGAGGCAGACGCGATAGCGCCCCTGCCGGCCGCGCGCGTCACTGTTTCGGCCGCACCGGTGCCCATCGACGACGAGGCGCGTGCGCGCGACGACGAGGAGCGTCTCAGCGATGCGCTGCGGGCCCGAGAGATACGGGCCCGCATGGCGGCTGATCGCGCCCTCACCGCCGCACGCATCGCAGCCATCAAGGCCGAGGTTCAGACCGAGATGTTCCGCATCTTCGAGGAGGTGCTGATCCGGCGCCAGAAGGTCATGGCTGATCTGCGCGACAAGTGGAACCGGGTCATGTTCGCCTGACGGGAGGGGCTGGCCGCAGCCCTCTCTCTTCACGCCTGCGTTCGGATGCGGAGGGCGCGCTTCTCCCGTAGGGCGGGGGGGATGTTCACATCGTGTTTACAAAAAGTTCTTTACCCCGTCGCAACGTGCGCCTATAATGAACCATAGCACGACATAGAACCCCGAGTGGCAGTTTCTGGCGCCGTGCACGTGAGCACGGCAGCAGGCGGGGTAACAGGAGGACGGGCTCCATGAACGAGATTCGCGGCGGCGGCGTTGATCAGCGAACCTACGAGACCAATGCGCAGATGCTGGGTGCCCAGCGCGACACGGTCCGGCGCAAGGATCTCTCGAAGGCGGCTTCGGCCGACGGCACCCCCGACACGGGCGACCAGGTCGAGCTCGGACAGAGCGCTGGAGCGCACACCGGTGCCACCCAGAACCTTGCGGGCAACGCGCAGCGCCTCGCGGCCGCGCGCACGGCAATGGCCAGCGGCAATGTTCGCGCTGGTGACGCAGCCCCTGGCGAGGCAGCCCCTGAAGCGAAGGCTGGCGACACGCCTGTTGCTGCCGCCGGCCCCCAGCCCCAGCCCCAGGCCCAACCTCGTCCTGAGGCCCCAGCAGCCGCGGGCGGCGGAGCGCCTCCCTTTGGAGGGGGAGTTCCCCCGTATGGCACCCCGTTTGGCGCACCTCCTCCGGGCGGCGGCGTCCCGGGCTCGGTTCCGCCCCCCGCCGGTTCTCAGACCCAGGCTGCGCAGAATGCGCAGATGGCACAGCAAGACGCACAGAACGCTCAGACCATCTACATGCAGATGGCTGCCGACCGCCAGAAGGCGTTCATGGAGATGTGGAAGATCTTCCAGGACCTGAACACCTCCATCTTCCAGATCCTGCAAGACACGATGGCGAACCGCCAGCAGGTCATGAACAAGGCGATGGACGCCTGGTCCCAGGTTCTGCGCGGGTAGCTTTCGACCCACCTGAAACAAAGAGCCGACCCGCGCGGGCCGGCTCTTTTCGTTCTGCCGGAGAACTGGGCTGTCAGGCCCTTCTTGCGGCACAGGCCGCACGCCTGAGGCTCAGATCATGGTCGAGCTGTCGATGAAGGCGTCTTCCATCTTGCGTCGGTTCTCGCGGTTCAGGCGCATCGCTTCGTTGATGGCCTCGTTTCCGTCGAGGATGAGCTCGAGCCCCTCGTGCACATGCGCCGGGTTCTTGTCTGCGAGATACAGGCGCATGGTCGCAATGCCGCGGTTGTACATCTCGATGCCCTGGAACCCGAGCTCGAGCTCGGCCCGGAAGTCTTCATATGCCTCGCTGGGAATCTCGATGTCGCGTATCTCCTGCTCCTTGCGGGCAAGCACGCGACCGATGTGATCGAGGAAGCTGGCGTACTGCTCTTTTGTCCACTCGCCGCCAAGCACCTTGTCTCCAGCATCCTTGAGCTGGAGGTATCGCTCGTTCACTGTCTGATGCGCGAACGCTTCGGCCGTCTGGGCGACCTTTGGGAGCACCGTGTTGCAGCGCTGGCAGTAGTTCGCCCCACCGGCATTCAGATGACCGCATTTCATGCAGATCACGGCACGGGTCTCTCCCTTCTCTGGTCTGTCGCGACAGAGGAAGGTTCCGTGTTTCGTCTCGCCGCTCCTGCCCTCGCGAGGAGCAGAGGGTTTCGGTGCACGTGCAACCGAATATCTGTTGTCTTCGCTCACCCCGGCAGCGCCGCGGGCAGGGCACGGTCTCCACGGCGTGGAGGCTTCGGCTGTTCGATCGAGATTGAATGTGGGAGTCGATGCGCATGCCCCGATGTCTTGTTCGCCTCATCAGCGCCGTGACGCTGTTCTCGCTGCTGGCCTTGTCTCCGGCCCTCGCCCAGCGCCCCACCACCGACGCCACGGCGCGCCAGCTGGTCGATCACCTCTACCTGGTCTCGGGCCAGATGCCCATTCAGACACTCATCGTCGAGCTCGAAGCCAGCGAGCTCATCAATCCGAATGAGCCCAACGGCAATCTGCGCCTGGCCTCAAAAGACAAGATATTCTTCAAGCGCCCCAACAAGCTTCACGTGCAGACCATCATCATCGACCCCGGCGCGCCGATGGATGGGCGTGAGTTCACCATCATCCGGGACGGGGTGAACCGCTGGATGTTCGTCTCCACGGGGGAGTACCCGACCAAGAAGGGGGCAGACGAACCGTCTCCCTCATCGCTGCTGCCGTTCCATCTCCAGGTCTACCCGCAGGATGCCAGCAAGCAGTACACGCTGGTGAGCCGGGCTGACAAGACATTCGGAACCCCGGCCGAGGTCGTGCGCATCGCCGATCCGTCCAACCCGAAGGCTTCTGTCACCGTCTGGATCGATCGGTCGCGCTGGGTGCCTCTGGCGCAGGAGGTGGCCATCCCCTCGAGTCGACCGGGTGAGCCCGATGTGGTGAAGCGCATCGTGTACAAGGACATCCGCCAGCTGAAGGACGGCCGCTTCTTCCCCTTCAAGCTCGAGGTCTACGAAGGCGGCACGCTTCGCAAGGCGCTCACCTACAAGGGGGTGGGAATCAATGAGAACCTTCCCGACACCTTGTTCGAGCCCATGAACCACTTCATCAAATAGGGGCTCGCCCGGACTGGATCTGCTTGACGTACTCGTCAGCCGCCTGCTGGTAGGTGTCGTAGGTCTGCCAATTCCTCACGAGGGCCTGGTTGACCAGATCGTTGGCGTCGCGCGCGAGCTCTATCCCGCGTTGCAGCGAGTCGATCTGTCGGGTGTGGATGTATTCGAGCAGCGCGTCGGTGGCCTGCATGTAGATCTCGATGCCGCGCTGGCCGATCTCCATCTCGTCGGCGATCTCGGGCAGGAAGTCGGCGGGCACCTCGTGGGCAAGCATCTCGCGCACGTCGTCGAGCTTCTGCTTGAACAGCTGCCGCAGGCGCGTGATAAGAGCCCCGAACTCGTTGATGCTCAGCTGGCCGAGGGCGACTTCACGAGCGGCCTGCTCGATCTGCACGAGATGCGTCGTGAGCTTGGGAGGGGGTTGCACGCTACCTCCAGGGTGAGAGCCCTCTTCTCTGTCGCGCCCTGTTCTCCTCGTTCCGGCAGATGAGGGAGGAGCAGGTCGCGATCGGGGCGTACCCTGAAGAATCGCCGTCAAGCGAGCGTGCTCGGCCGCGCGAAATGACGGTTTCGCATCGGATTCTTGCCAGGAAGGAATCCGATCTGTTGAAGCGAATTCAATCTGGCTGAGGGTTGAGTGTTCCGCCGCCTTGTCCCGGCAGTCCCCCCCTCGAGCTCAATGAGCGGTAGACGCGCTGGAGGCGGCCATGCATCACAGGCGACTCGGTTCGAATCTTCGTCGGGGCATCTCACTCACGCTCTCTCTGCTTATCCTCTACGGCTTCAGCGTGCCCCCCGCCTGGTCGGTCACCCTCTACTCGGTTCGTCCGAAAGACACCCTGGCGCGCATCGCCCAGAAGAACGGTGTCTCGGTCGACCGCCTGGTGCGCGCGAACCCTGATGTGCGACCGACCCAGGACCTGAAGGTCGGGCAGATCCTGATCGTTCCCGACGCCGATGGTGGCGTCGCCCACGATGACGAGGAAGAAGGGCCGCCTCGCAGCGTCGTCATCAACGCCCTTCCTGCCCTGTCGGCTCCCGGACCGGCACCAACGCCTCTTCTAGGAGGCAACGACGCCGACTTCGAGAACATCGCGGTGGTCAACGAGCAGAAGACGCGTGAGCTCGCCATGGCCACCACGTCTGGAGAGCATCGCTTCGAGCTCTCCTCTCGCCGAGGCCTGATGGTCAACCAGATCATGG
This genomic window from Pseudomonadota bacterium contains:
- a CDS encoding zinc ribbon domain-containing protein; its protein translation is MICMKCGHLNAGGANYCQRCNTVLPKVAQTAEAFAHQTVNERYLQLKDAGDKVLGGEWTKEQYASFLDHIGRVLARKEQEIRDIEIPSEAYEDFRAELELGFQGIEMYNRGIATMRLYLADKNPAHVHEGLELILDGNEAINEAMRLNRENRRKMEDAFIDSSTMI
- a CDS encoding peptidoglycan endopeptidase codes for the protein MHHRRLGSNLRRGISLTLSLLILYGFSVPPAWSVTLYSVRPKDTLARIAQKNGVSVDRLVRANPDVRPTQDLKVGQILIVPDADGGVAHDDEEEGPPRSVVINALPALSAPGPAPTPLLGGNDADFENIAVVNEQKTRELAMATTSGEHRFELSSRRGLMVNQIMALSRKMIGVPYVWGGTSATGLDCSGFTMRIYRLVGVNIKRLADEQYYQGKPTSDPLPGDLVFFSTYLPGPSHVGIYLGGNYFIHASSRKGVTISSLDDAYFKKRYLGARRFF